The proteins below are encoded in one region of Streptomyces cyanogenus:
- a CDS encoding YbaK/EbsC family protein translates to MRAPIGDFDAATPAPDCLDELTAPVADAVRHWQGAVPADRILYVDTEPQWADTAVFVEHYGRDLLEQSANCVVVAGKRAGGTTLAGCVVPSTARVDVNGAVRRRLGARKASFASMETATGETGMEYGGITPLGLPTGWPVLVDSAVVDLPYVLIGSGRRRGKLLVPGKALAELPGAVVLEGLGVTA, encoded by the coding sequence ATGCGCGCACCCATCGGAGACTTCGACGCCGCCACCCCCGCCCCGGACTGCCTGGACGAGCTGACCGCCCCGGTCGCCGACGCCGTACGCCACTGGCAGGGCGCGGTCCCGGCCGACCGGATCCTGTACGTCGACACCGAGCCGCAGTGGGCCGACACGGCCGTCTTCGTGGAGCACTACGGCCGGGACCTGCTGGAGCAGTCGGCGAACTGCGTGGTGGTCGCGGGCAAGCGGGCCGGCGGGACCACACTGGCCGGCTGCGTGGTGCCGTCCACCGCCCGGGTCGACGTCAACGGGGCCGTACGCCGCAGGCTGGGCGCCCGCAAGGCCTCCTTCGCCTCGATGGAGACGGCGACCGGCGAGACCGGCATGGAGTACGGCGGCATCACCCCGCTCGGACTGCCCACCGGCTGGCCGGTCCTGGTGGACTCCGCCGTCGTCGACCTGCCCTACGTCCTGATCGGCAGCGGACGCCGGCGCGGCAAACTCCTGGTGCCCGGCAAGGCCCTCGCCGAACTGCCCGGCGCGGTCGTCCTGGAGGGGCTGGGCGTCACCGCCTGA
- a CDS encoding helix-turn-helix domain-containing protein has product MSDLELLTQSLARNVRHWRSVRGFTLDVLAARAGVSRGMLIQIEQARTNPSLGTVVKIGDALGVSVTTLLDYEQGPRVRVVPAERAVRLWHTEAGSYNRLLAGTEAPGPLEMWDWRLMPGESSPSEPHPGGTVELVHVTAGELTLTVDGEEYRVPAGASVSFEAGVPHRYGNRGEEPMEMVMAVSVPPVP; this is encoded by the coding sequence GTGTCGGACCTCGAACTCCTGACCCAGTCCCTGGCGCGCAACGTCAGGCACTGGCGCTCGGTGCGCGGCTTCACGCTGGACGTGCTCGCCGCCCGGGCCGGTGTCAGCCGCGGCATGCTCATCCAGATCGAGCAGGCCCGCACCAACCCCAGCCTCGGCACGGTCGTCAAGATCGGCGACGCCCTCGGGGTCAGCGTCACCACGCTCCTCGACTACGAGCAGGGCCCCAGGGTCCGCGTGGTCCCCGCCGAACGCGCCGTACGGCTCTGGCACACCGAGGCCGGCAGCTACAACCGGCTGCTCGCCGGCACGGAGGCGCCCGGACCGCTGGAGATGTGGGACTGGCGGCTGATGCCGGGGGAGAGCAGCCCCTCCGAGCCGCACCCCGGCGGCACCGTCGAACTGGTCCACGTCACCGCGGGCGAGCTGACGCTCACCGTGGACGGCGAGGAGTACCGCGTCCCGGCCGGTGCGAGCGTCTCCTTCGAGGCCGGCGTCCCGCACCGGTACGGCAATCGGGGCGAGGAGCCGATGGAGATGGTGATGGCCGTGTCCGTGCCGCCCGTGCCCTGA
- a CDS encoding EamA family transporter: protein MTAFFALTTSLLWGLADFGGGLLTRRTPALTVVVVSQAVAAAVLGAIVLATGGWSEAGPRLWFAFAAGLVGPVALLSFYKALALGPMGVVSPLATLSVAVPVGVGLVLGERPGLLQAAGIVVAVTGVVLAGGPQLRGAAVQRRAVLLTLVAALGFGTVFALITEASTDLTGLFLALFVQRLTNIAVGGAALAVSVRRGGAALPEGGFPWASLPALAFVGLADVAANGTYAIAARSGPVTVAAVLASLYPVVTALAARGVLSERLRAVQAAGAGLALLGTLLLATG from the coding sequence GTGACAGCATTCTTCGCCCTGACCACCAGTCTGCTGTGGGGGCTGGCCGACTTCGGCGGCGGGCTGCTGACACGACGGACCCCGGCGCTGACGGTCGTGGTCGTCTCGCAGGCCGTCGCGGCGGCCGTCCTGGGCGCGATCGTGCTCGCCACCGGCGGCTGGAGCGAGGCCGGGCCCCGGCTGTGGTTCGCGTTCGCCGCGGGTCTGGTCGGGCCGGTGGCCCTGCTCTCCTTCTACAAGGCGCTCGCGCTCGGCCCCATGGGCGTGGTCTCGCCGCTCGCCACCCTGAGCGTCGCCGTGCCCGTCGGCGTCGGTCTCGTCCTCGGCGAGCGGCCGGGGCTGCTCCAGGCCGCGGGCATCGTGGTCGCCGTCACCGGGGTCGTCCTCGCCGGCGGCCCGCAGCTGCGGGGCGCGGCCGTGCAGCGGCGCGCGGTGCTGCTCACGCTGGTCGCGGCGCTCGGCTTCGGCACGGTGTTCGCACTGATCACGGAGGCCTCGACCGATCTGACCGGCCTGTTCCTCGCGCTGTTCGTGCAGCGGCTGACGAACATCGCGGTGGGCGGGGCCGCGCTCGCCGTCTCCGTGCGGCGTGGCGGTGCCGCCCTGCCCGAAGGCGGCTTCCCGTGGGCCTCGCTGCCCGCGCTGGCCTTCGTCGGACTGGCCGACGTGGCGGCCAACGGCACCTACGCGATCGCCGCCCGCAGCGGCCCGGTCACCGTCGCGGCCGTGCTCGCCTCGCTGTATCCGGTGGTGACCGCGCTGGCCGCGCGCGGCGTACTGAGCGAGCGGCTGCGCGCCGTCCAGGCAGCGGGGGCCGGGCTGGCCCTGCTGGGCACACTGCTGCTGGCCACCGGCTGA
- a CDS encoding acyltransferase, with amino-acid sequence MPKRKNTFSSWRQGLAQRAVHAAWSWVQRNGSVTAEHPAGLRFGAIGAATRLAFPLGTVFGEPWIRLGSHCIIAEQVTLTAGLMPGLDLGPDPILRIGDGVVLGRGSHVIADTTVTIGRDCYFGPYVYVTSTNHSYDDPHEPIGRQWPRMEPVEIGPGCWIGTGAVILPGARIGRNVVVAAGAVVRGTVPDHAVVAGAPARVVRRWTTEDGWQPPLRTPAPVPIPDGTTPEQLRALADLDEAAVARLAALEPEG; translated from the coding sequence GTGCCGAAGCGCAAGAACACGTTCTCATCGTGGCGACAGGGCCTGGCCCAACGAGCCGTACACGCTGCCTGGTCCTGGGTCCAGCGCAACGGGTCCGTCACGGCCGAGCACCCGGCGGGCCTCCGTTTCGGCGCGATCGGCGCGGCCACCCGGCTGGCCTTCCCGCTCGGCACCGTCTTCGGCGAACCCTGGATCCGGCTCGGCTCCCACTGCATCATCGCCGAGCAGGTCACCCTCACCGCCGGCCTGATGCCCGGCCTGGACCTCGGTCCGGACCCGATCCTGCGCATCGGCGACGGCGTGGTTCTCGGCCGCGGCAGCCACGTCATCGCGGACACGACGGTCACCATCGGCAGAGACTGCTACTTCGGCCCGTACGTCTACGTCACCTCCACCAACCACTCCTACGACGACCCGCACGAGCCCATCGGCAGGCAGTGGCCGCGGATGGAGCCGGTCGAGATCGGCCCGGGCTGCTGGATCGGCACCGGCGCGGTGATCCTGCCGGGCGCGCGGATCGGCCGGAACGTGGTCGTGGCGGCCGGCGCGGTGGTCCGGGGCACCGTGCCCGACCACGCGGTGGTGGCGGGCGCGCCCGCACGGGTCGTACGGCGCTGGACCACCGAGGACGGCTGGCAGCCGCCGCTGCGCACGCCCGCCCCGGTGCCGATCCCGGACGGTACGACACCCGAGCAGCTGCGGGCGCTGGCCGACCTGGACGAGGCGGCGGTGGCGCGGCTGGCCGCGCTGGAGCCCGAGGGCTGA
- a CDS encoding gamma carbonic anhydrase family protein — MTQKALIVGIGGKEPRLDPEAFVAPTASVIGDVTLHAGASVWYGAVVRGDVERITVGAQANLQDNVTLHADPGFPVTVGERVSVGHNAVVHGATVEDDCLIGMGATVLNGAVIGAGSLVAAQALVPQGMVVPPGSLVAGVPAKVKRPLSEEEREGVTLNGTLYAELAKAHRGVHE, encoded by the coding sequence ATGACGCAGAAGGCGCTGATCGTGGGTATCGGGGGCAAGGAGCCGCGGCTCGACCCGGAGGCGTTCGTGGCGCCTACGGCGTCCGTGATCGGGGACGTCACGCTGCACGCGGGGGCCAGTGTCTGGTACGGGGCGGTCGTGCGCGGGGACGTCGAGAGGATCACCGTGGGCGCACAGGCCAATCTGCAGGACAACGTCACCCTGCACGCCGACCCCGGGTTTCCGGTCACCGTCGGGGAGCGGGTGTCCGTCGGGCACAACGCGGTGGTGCACGGGGCGACCGTCGAGGACGACTGCCTCATCGGGATGGGGGCGACCGTGCTGAACGGGGCGGTGATCGGCGCCGGGTCGCTGGTCGCGGCCCAGGCGCTGGTGCCGCAGGGGATGGTCGTACCGCCGGGGTCGTTGGTGGCGGGGGTGCCGGCGAAGGTGAAGAGGCCCCTGTCCGAGGAGGAGCGGGAAGGGGTGACCCTCAACGGCACGCTGTACGCCGAGCTGGCGAAGGCACATCGCGGGGTGCACGAGTAG
- a CDS encoding DedA family protein has product MHVQEWLDSVPAASVYAVVALVIGLESLGIPLPGEIVLVSAALMSSQHTGVNPVVLGLCATAGAVIGDSIGYAIGRKGGRPLLAWLGGKFPRHFSEGHVATAERSFEKWGMWAVFFGRFVALLRIFAGPLAGVLHMPYWKFLIANVLGGICWAGGTTAVIYYVGVVAEDWLKRFSYVGLAVAVLIGVASMLILKRKAKKAQPDQREAEPVNAGE; this is encoded by the coding sequence GTGCACGTCCAGGAATGGCTCGACTCGGTACCGGCGGCTTCCGTCTACGCCGTGGTGGCCCTGGTGATCGGTCTGGAGAGCCTGGGCATCCCGCTGCCGGGCGAGATCGTCCTGGTCTCCGCGGCGCTGATGTCCTCCCAGCACACGGGTGTCAACCCGGTCGTCCTCGGCCTCTGCGCGACCGCCGGTGCGGTGATCGGCGACTCCATCGGCTACGCCATCGGCCGCAAGGGCGGACGCCCGCTGCTGGCCTGGCTCGGCGGAAAGTTCCCGCGCCACTTCAGCGAGGGCCATGTGGCCACCGCCGAGCGCTCCTTCGAGAAGTGGGGCATGTGGGCGGTCTTCTTCGGCCGCTTCGTCGCCCTCCTGCGCATCTTCGCCGGGCCCCTGGCGGGCGTCCTGCACATGCCGTACTGGAAGTTCCTGATCGCCAACGTCCTCGGCGGCATCTGCTGGGCCGGCGGCACCACGGCCGTCATCTACTACGTCGGCGTCGTCGCCGAGGACTGGCTGAAGCGCTTCTCGTACGTGGGCCTGGCGGTCGCGGTCCTGATCGGCGTGGCCTCGATGCTGATCCTCAAGCGCAAGGCGAAGAAGGCCCAGCCGGACCAGCGGGAAGCGGAACCGGTGAACGCCGGGGAGTGA
- a CDS encoding class I SAM-dependent methyltransferase: MAALRPAYLADLDAGTDRFLGPRRTTCPWCASGRLTPRLRTTDLLQHKPGRFALDRCADCGHVFQNPPLTAEGLEFYYRDFYDGLGEQRMNGTFGGRTAMYRGRAEAMLPHDPAPKTWLDVGTGHGHFCATARTVLPGTVFDGLDFTDGVELAAREGRVDHAYRGAFPDLAPDLAARYDVVSMFHYLEHSTDPDRELRAAHVAVRPGGHLLIEVPDPESRYARLLGRWWLPWLQPQHLHLMPVANLRRRLAGLGFTVVAEQHAEAHDPVDLLAAVWLALDHTAPREDAPWLPARPGLLRRAARTALLLAGVPALLTATLVDRFAVRPLSHRLGLSNAYRLVARKE, encoded by the coding sequence ATCGCCGCGCTGCGGCCCGCCTACCTGGCCGACCTCGACGCCGGCACCGACCGCTTCCTCGGTCCCCGGCGCACCACCTGCCCCTGGTGCGCCTCGGGCCGGCTCACGCCCCGCCTGCGCACCACCGACCTGCTCCAGCACAAACCCGGCCGGTTCGCCCTGGACCGCTGCGCCGACTGCGGCCACGTCTTCCAGAACCCCCCGCTGACCGCGGAAGGCCTGGAGTTCTACTACCGCGACTTCTACGACGGCCTCGGCGAGCAGCGGATGAACGGCACCTTCGGCGGGCGTACGGCGATGTACCGGGGCCGCGCCGAGGCGATGCTGCCGCACGATCCCGCGCCGAAGACCTGGCTGGACGTCGGCACCGGCCACGGCCACTTCTGCGCGACCGCCCGCACCGTCCTGCCCGGCACGGTCTTCGACGGCCTCGACTTCACCGACGGCGTCGAACTGGCCGCCCGCGAGGGCCGGGTGGACCACGCCTACCGCGGTGCCTTCCCCGACCTGGCCCCCGACCTCGCCGCCCGCTACGACGTGGTGAGCATGTTCCACTACCTGGAGCACAGCACCGACCCCGACCGCGAACTACGCGCCGCCCACGTGGCCGTACGCCCCGGCGGTCACCTCCTGATCGAGGTACCGGATCCGGAGAGCCGCTACGCCCGGCTCCTCGGCCGCTGGTGGCTGCCCTGGCTCCAGCCGCAGCACCTGCACCTCATGCCGGTCGCCAACCTGCGCCGCCGGCTCGCCGGCCTCGGGTTCACGGTGGTGGCGGAACAGCACGCGGAGGCGCACGACCCGGTCGACCTGCTCGCCGCCGTCTGGCTCGCGCTCGACCACACCGCTCCGCGCGAGGACGCGCCCTGGCTTCCGGCACGCCCCGGCCTCCTTCGCCGGGCCGCACGCACCGCCCTCCTCCTGGCAGGCGTCCCGGCGCTGCTCACCGCCACCCTCGTCGACCGATTCGCGGTACGACCGCTGTCCCACCGCCTCGGCCTGTCCAACGCGTACCGCTTGGTCGCACGCAAGGAGTGA
- a CDS encoding glycosyltransferase, which produces MSGFLFVVPPLTGHINPAVGVAARLGAHGHRVAWACADPALVRRLAGADAVVFGCAGPVPGEAGAARPPDLRGAEALRFLWEWYLLPLADAMAPGVRAAAAGFRPDVVVADQQAFAGALVAERLGLPWATSATTSAEFSGAYDGLPKVADWLRRRLAELRARIGDPAGTADPRSSPHLLLVFSTPELIGPQAPSAPHIHYVGPSLAGRPTGPDFPWERLDHGRAKVLVSLGTANADAGGRFLAACVDALRDRADRIQAVVADPGGVLPVAPDDKDVLTLPSVPQLPLLERMDAVVCHAGHNTVCEALWHGVPLVVAPIRDDQPVVAGQVVDSGAGVRVRFGRVTAVRLGEALDTVLHTPAHRAAAARISAAFRAAGGAPTAVAHLERLAAESR; this is translated from the coding sequence GTGAGCGGGTTCCTCTTCGTCGTACCGCCGCTGACCGGGCACATCAACCCCGCCGTCGGTGTCGCCGCCCGGCTCGGCGCGCACGGCCACCGGGTGGCCTGGGCGTGTGCCGACCCGGCGCTGGTGCGGCGGCTCGCGGGTGCGGACGCCGTGGTGTTCGGGTGCGCGGGACCGGTGCCGGGCGAGGCGGGCGCCGCACGGCCGCCGGACCTGCGGGGCGCGGAGGCGCTGCGGTTCCTGTGGGAGTGGTACCTGCTGCCGCTCGCCGACGCGATGGCACCGGGGGTCCGCGCGGCCGCCGCCGGGTTCCGTCCCGACGTGGTCGTCGCCGACCAGCAGGCCTTCGCCGGCGCCCTGGTGGCCGAGCGGCTCGGACTGCCCTGGGCCACCTCGGCGACGACGTCCGCGGAGTTCAGCGGTGCCTACGACGGCCTGCCCAAGGTCGCCGACTGGCTCCGCCGGCGCCTGGCCGAGCTGCGCGCCCGCATCGGGGACCCCGCCGGCACCGCCGACCCGCGCTCCTCGCCCCACCTGCTGCTGGTGTTCAGCACCCCCGAACTCATCGGTCCGCAGGCGCCGTCGGCCCCGCACATCCACTACGTCGGCCCCTCGCTCGCCGGCCGCCCGACCGGACCGGACTTCCCCTGGGAGCGGCTGGACCACGGCCGGGCCAAGGTCCTGGTGAGCCTCGGCACGGCCAACGCCGACGCCGGCGGCCGCTTCCTCGCCGCGTGCGTGGACGCGCTGCGGGACCGCGCCGACCGGATCCAGGCGGTGGTCGCCGACCCGGGCGGCGTGCTGCCCGTCGCGCCGGACGACAAGGACGTCCTGACCCTGCCGTCCGTGCCCCAGCTGCCGTTGCTGGAACGGATGGACGCCGTCGTCTGTCACGCGGGCCACAACACCGTCTGTGAGGCCCTGTGGCACGGGGTCCCGCTGGTCGTCGCGCCCATCCGGGACGACCAGCCGGTGGTGGCGGGGCAGGTCGTGGACTCCGGCGCGGGCGTCCGAGTCCGGTTCGGCCGGGTCACCGCGGTCCGGCTGGGCGAGGCCCTCGACACCGTCCTGCACACCCCCGCCCACCGGGCCGCCGCCGCCCGGATCAGCGCCGCGTTCCGCGCGGCCGGCGGCGCACCGACCGCGGTGGCCCACCTCGAACGACTGGCAGCGGAGAGCCGATGA
- a CDS encoding alpha/beta fold hydrolase, with protein MVDAGGIRLHVQRTGPTDGRTPHPTVVLLHGLLTDSLASYYFTVAPAFAAAGLDVVMYDLRGHGRSERPPHGYTLDHNIDDLEALLGRLAVTGPVHLVGNSYGGTIAFGYAARHPGRVASLTLIESEPATAAWAAKLGGILHRVVTELAHNEPDAIAWITAHRGHNTARLAKGAARLARETTLGRDIPASRVLTETEIRAVRCPVLGVYGGASDLAELVPVQRRLLTDFRAVVLPGHEHSVLVEAPGTVGAHILDLVSAGAGVR; from the coding sequence ATGGTCGACGCCGGCGGCATCCGGCTGCACGTCCAGCGGACCGGTCCCACGGACGGCCGCACCCCGCACCCCACCGTCGTCCTGCTGCACGGACTGCTCACCGACAGCCTGGCCAGCTACTACTTCACCGTGGCACCCGCGTTCGCGGCGGCCGGACTGGACGTCGTCATGTACGACCTGCGCGGGCACGGCCGCAGCGAGCGGCCTCCGCACGGCTACACCCTCGACCACAACATCGACGACCTGGAGGCGCTCCTCGGCCGGCTGGCCGTCACCGGGCCCGTGCACCTCGTCGGCAACTCCTACGGCGGCACCATCGCCTTCGGGTACGCGGCCCGCCACCCCGGCCGCGTGGCCAGTCTGACCCTGATCGAGTCCGAGCCGGCGACGGCCGCCTGGGCCGCGAAACTCGGCGGCATCCTGCACCGGGTGGTGACCGAACTCGCGCACAACGAGCCCGACGCGATCGCCTGGATCACCGCCCACCGCGGCCACAACACCGCCCGCCTCGCCAAGGGCGCGGCCCGGCTCGCCCGCGAGACCACCCTCGGCCGGGACATCCCCGCCAGCCGGGTGCTCACCGAGACCGAGATCAGGGCCGTACGCTGCCCGGTCCTCGGGGTGTACGGCGGCGCCTCGGACCTGGCGGAGCTGGTGCCGGTGCAGCGGCGGCTGCTGACGGACTTCCGGGCGGTCGTGCTGCCCGGGCACGAGCACTCGGTCCTGGTCGAGGCGCCCGGCACCGTCGGCGCGCACATCCTCGACCTGGTCTCGGCGGGGGCGGGCGTCCGGTGA
- a CDS encoding acyl carrier protein has product MNPTQPAPAQPTADTVLADVTGMLRTVLAEYGDDDVAIGMSTTFNRDLELESIDLVTLAGLLEERYGQRVNLAEFLAGMEFDEIIELSVGRLVEYVVGSLNATRAG; this is encoded by the coding sequence ATGAACCCCACCCAGCCGGCCCCGGCGCAGCCCACCGCCGACACCGTGCTCGCCGACGTCACCGGCATGCTCCGTACGGTCCTGGCGGAGTACGGCGACGACGACGTGGCGATCGGCATGTCCACCACCTTCAACCGCGACCTGGAACTGGAGAGCATCGACCTCGTCACCCTGGCCGGCCTGCTGGAGGAGCGGTACGGGCAGCGGGTCAACCTCGCCGAGTTCCTGGCCGGCATGGAGTTCGACGAGATCATCGAGCTGAGCGTCGGCCGGCTCGTGGAGTACGTGGTGGGGAGCCTGAACGCCACCCGGGCGGGCTGA